The following proteins come from a genomic window of Litorilinea aerophila:
- a CDS encoding sugar-binding domain-containing protein: MSFRKCLSLDGIWQFYHDPEQRAELNPVAPQAWRVATVPLPWQAQFEDLREAAGAGWYRRRFALPNKPEGSAILHFGAADYHTRVWINGRLVGEHEGGYLPFEFEVAPYLQPGVNELLVRVADEAVPHREPTPYPFAEIPHGKQSWYGPISGLWQSVWLEQRSAVHIRRLRLTPDRVSGQLTVQASLNQRPSHHDFTLEITVLDPTGRAVARRELHNELEGTLTLDLETLRPWSPDDPALYTVLARLAVAGEPVDLLQETCGFRTVEARDGRIFLNGEPIYLRGALDQAYYPYTIYTPPSLAFLEDQVRKAKALGLNCLRCHIKIEDPRYYQVADRLGILIWTEIPNWMHLSPDAARRARETFAGMVERDWNHPSIIAWSLVNEDWGTDLVRNPEHRRWLADFYQEAKALDPTRLIVDNSPCAPNFHVAGDLEDYHHYRCIPDHAAEWDQWVADFAGRAPWAWAPDFADHRRDDLPLIVSEFGNWGLPDPRAIQENGRDPWWFETGYDWGEGIVYPHGVEQRFHKYGLDQVFGSWDDFLQASQEHMARSLAYELTSMRRHPAIAGYVITEFTDVHWECNGLMDMQRHIKAGLDRYFVDMNQERVVTVRPQRWSAAPGQSIAVELQAMGPAGPEAEGTFHWRAGAAQGTAPAPAATVEVPVPRGLESQILPLHVTWRDGQGLTRAQALVELAVVAAPAPVHSIHVVDDEALAQALQELGYSLVEQPSPGEGIWVARRYTPALQEAVQAGARLLLLAEPEEPTAPGLRLPAGRVVPRAGTAWQGDWATSFSWLRKTGPFAHLPGGPLLEMEFQPVTPRAVLAGLPATLMAQATWAGLALGWIHRPVSLLHRLPYGRGAVTMTTFHLPAETIREDALAQGLFVGLTTLAGM; this comes from the coding sequence ATGAGCTTTCGCAAATGTCTAAGCCTGGACGGAATCTGGCAGTTTTACCACGACCCAGAACAGCGGGCCGAGCTCAACCCGGTGGCGCCCCAAGCCTGGCGAGTGGCCACCGTTCCCCTCCCCTGGCAGGCCCAGTTTGAAGATCTGCGGGAAGCCGCGGGCGCCGGCTGGTACCGTCGCCGCTTCGCCCTGCCGAACAAGCCCGAAGGCAGCGCCATCCTGCACTTCGGCGCCGCGGACTACCATACCCGGGTCTGGATCAACGGCCGCCTGGTGGGCGAACACGAGGGCGGCTACCTGCCCTTCGAGTTCGAGGTGGCTCCCTACCTGCAGCCCGGCGTAAACGAGCTCCTGGTCCGGGTGGCCGATGAAGCCGTCCCCCACCGGGAACCCACCCCCTACCCCTTCGCCGAGATTCCCCACGGCAAGCAGAGCTGGTATGGCCCCATCAGCGGGCTGTGGCAGAGCGTCTGGCTGGAGCAGCGCTCGGCCGTCCACATCCGCCGGCTGCGGCTCACCCCCGACCGGGTCAGCGGCCAGCTCACGGTGCAGGCCAGCCTGAACCAACGGCCCTCCCACCATGATTTCACCCTGGAGATCACCGTCCTGGATCCCACGGGCCGGGCGGTGGCCCGGCGGGAACTCCACAACGAGCTGGAGGGCACCCTCACCCTGGACCTGGAGACCCTCCGGCCATGGAGCCCAGACGACCCCGCCCTCTACACCGTGCTGGCCCGCCTGGCGGTGGCCGGCGAGCCCGTGGATCTCCTGCAGGAGACCTGTGGCTTCCGCACAGTGGAAGCCCGGGACGGGCGCATCTTCCTCAACGGCGAGCCCATCTACCTGCGGGGCGCGCTGGACCAGGCCTACTACCCCTACACCATCTACACGCCGCCCAGCCTGGCCTTCCTGGAAGATCAGGTGCGCAAAGCCAAGGCGCTGGGCCTCAACTGCCTGCGCTGCCACATCAAGATCGAAGATCCCCGCTACTACCAGGTGGCCGACCGCCTGGGCATCCTCATCTGGACCGAGATCCCCAACTGGATGCACCTGTCGCCCGATGCGGCCCGCCGGGCCAGGGAGACCTTCGCCGGCATGGTGGAGCGGGACTGGAACCACCCCTCCATCATCGCCTGGAGCCTGGTCAACGAAGACTGGGGCACGGACCTGGTCCGTAACCCAGAACACCGCCGCTGGCTGGCAGACTTCTACCAGGAGGCCAAAGCCCTGGATCCCACCCGCCTCATCGTGGACAACTCGCCCTGCGCGCCCAACTTCCACGTGGCCGGCGATCTGGAGGACTACCACCACTACCGCTGCATCCCCGACCACGCGGCCGAATGGGACCAGTGGGTGGCGGACTTTGCCGGCCGGGCGCCGTGGGCCTGGGCTCCCGACTTCGCCGACCATCGCCGCGACGACCTGCCCCTCATCGTCAGCGAATTCGGCAACTGGGGTCTGCCCGATCCCCGGGCCATCCAGGAGAATGGCCGGGATCCCTGGTGGTTTGAGACCGGTTACGACTGGGGCGAAGGGATCGTCTATCCCCACGGCGTGGAACAGCGCTTCCACAAATACGGCCTGGACCAGGTCTTCGGCAGCTGGGACGACTTCCTGCAGGCTTCTCAGGAGCACATGGCCCGCAGCCTGGCCTACGAACTGACCTCCATGCGGCGCCATCCCGCCATCGCCGGCTACGTCATCACCGAGTTCACCGACGTCCACTGGGAGTGCAACGGCCTGATGGACATGCAACGGCACATCAAGGCTGGACTGGACCGCTACTTTGTGGACATGAACCAGGAGCGGGTGGTAACCGTCCGCCCCCAGCGGTGGAGCGCCGCGCCCGGTCAATCCATCGCCGTGGAGCTGCAGGCCATGGGACCGGCTGGCCCTGAAGCCGAAGGGACGTTCCACTGGCGGGCCGGCGCAGCCCAAGGGACGGCCCCGGCGCCGGCCGCCACGGTGGAAGTGCCCGTACCTCGGGGGCTGGAAAGCCAGATCCTGCCCCTGCACGTCACCTGGCGAGACGGCCAGGGGCTCACCCGGGCCCAGGCCCTGGTGGAGCTGGCGGTGGTGGCCGCGCCCGCCCCTGTCCATTCCATCCACGTGGTGGACGACGAAGCCCTGGCCCAGGCGCTCCAGGAGCTGGGCTACAGCCTGGTGGAGCAGCCATCCCCGGGGGAGGGCATCTGGGTAGCCCGCCGCTACACCCCAGCGCTCCAGGAAGCCGTCCAGGCCGGGGCCCGGCTGCTCCTGTTGGCCGAGCCCGAGGAGCCCACCGCGCCTGGGCTCCGCCTGCCGGCGGGCCGGGTGGTGCCCCGGGCGGGCACCGCCTGGCAGGGCGACTGGGCCACGTCCTTCAGCTGGCTACGGAAGACCGGCCCCTTTGCCCATCTGCCCGGTGGGCCGCTGCTGGAGATGGAGTTCCAGCCGGTCACACCCCGGGCAGTGTTGGCCGGCCTGCCGGCCACGCTGATGGCCCAGGCCACATGGGCGGGCCTGGCCCTGGGCTGGATCCACCGGCCGGTGTCCCTCCTGCATCGGCTCCCTTACGGCCGGGGCGCCGTGACCATGACCACCTTCCACCTGCCGGCCGAAACCATCCGCGAGGACGCCCTGGCCCAGGGGCTGTTCGTGGGTCTCACGACCCTGGCCGGGATGTAA